A genomic stretch from Hemicordylus capensis ecotype Gifberg chromosome 1, rHemCap1.1.pri, whole genome shotgun sequence includes:
- the GPR63 gene encoding probable G-protein coupled receptor 63 → MVFSAMLMSAHSGTLNTTFIVYENAYRNITTPFFLVHSGTTQHLRYNLGAMVTTEVTTLTVNSTAALPLQPDFKSLSLPLQIILSAAMIFILLVSFLGNFVVCLMVYQKTAMRSAINILLASLAFADMLLAVLNMPFALITIITTQWVFGDVFCRVSAMFFWLFVIEGVAILLIISIDRFLIIVQRQDKLNPYRAKILIAVSWVTAFVVAFPLSVGNPNLQIPSKAPQCVFGYTTSLGYRAYVILVVMISFFIPFLVMLYSFMGILNTVRHNAVRIHSHPDSICLSQASKLGLMSLQRPFQMNIDMSFKTRAFTTILILFIVFIICWAPFTTYSLIATFNSHFYHKHNFFEISTWLLWLCYLKSALNPLIYYWRIKKFHDACLDLMPKYFKFLPQLPGHTRRRIRPSAIYVCGEHRSVV, encoded by the coding sequence ATGGTTTTTTCTGCCATGCTGATGTCGGCTCATTCGGGGACGTTGAATACTACTTTTATTGTTTATGAAAATGCCTACAGAAATATCACCACTCCCTTCTTCTTGGTTCATAGTGGCACAACGCAGCACCTGAGATATAATTTGGGTGCCATGGTTACCACTGAGGTAACTACATTGACAGTCAACAGTACAGCTGCCCTTCCTTTACAGCCAGACTTCAAGAGCTTGAGCCTGCCACTCCAGATCATTCTTTCTGCTGCCATGATATTTATCCTCTTGGTTTCTTTCCTTGGGAACTTTGTTGTCTGCCTCATGGTCTACCAGAAAACTGCAATGCGGTCTGCTATTAACATTCTCTTAGCAAGCTTGGCTTTTGCAGACATGTTGCTTGCTGTGCTGAACATGCCTTTTGCTCTGATAACCATCATCACTACTCAATGGGTTTTTGGGGATGTCTTTTGCAGAGTGTCTGCCATGTTTTTCTGGCTGTTTGTCATAGAAGGAGTAGCCATTTTGCTCATTATTAGCATCGACAGGTTTCTTATTATAGTCCAGAGGCAGGATAAGCTGAATCCATACCGTGCAAAGATCCTCATTGCTGTCTCATGGGTTACAGCCTTTGTCGTGGCTTTCCCACTCTCTGTGGGAAACCCAAACCTGCAGATACCTTCTAAAGCACCTCAGTGTGTTTTTGGCTACACCACAAGCCTTGGCTACCGTGCCTATGTGATATTGGTGGTAATGATTTCCTTTTTCATTCCATTCTTGGTGATGTTGTATTCTTTCATGGGCATCCTCAATACTGTAAGGCACAATGCAGTTCGTATCCATAGCCACCCAGATAGCATATGCCTCAGTCAAGCCAGCAAACTTGGTCTCATGAGCCTTCAGAGACCCTTTCAAATGAACATTGATATGAGCTTTAAAACTCGTGCCTTCACAACCATATTGATTTTGTTCATTGTCTTCATAATCTGCTGGGCGCCCTTCACCACCTACAGCCTTATTGCCACATTTAACAGCCACTTCTATCACAAGCACAACTTTTTTGAGATAAGCACTTGGCTTCTTTGGCTCTGCTACCTCAAGTCTGCCCTGAACCCACTGATTTACTACTGGAGAATAAAGAAGTTTCATGATGCATGCTTAGATTTGATGCCCAAGTACTTCAAGTTTTTGCCACAGCTACCTGGTCACACCAGAAGACGCATCCGGCCCAGTGCCATTTATGTGTGTGGGGAGCACCGGTCAGTAGTGTAA